Sequence from the Muntiacus reevesi chromosome 17, mMunRee1.1, whole genome shotgun sequence genome:
TGTGTTGCCCTCAAGACCTAGATATAAACATAACTAACTCAATCATTTTTGTAACTtcgatttttttttctttgatttttttaaaaggaaactataTCAAATCAAAAATCAGCTAattcatattaaaatgttaactattttaaaaataggactaATTAGTAGCAGAAATGAATATCAGTTACCTTGACTTCTGCAATAAAAGGGAGAAAATTGGAATACTGCCAGTGGAATGTGGGCCAAGCTGTGAGAGGATATAAAAAGTTAACTACTATAGGTAATTAATAAACATATCAGTGCAAATGTCCACTGGGTATTGGAGATGGCAATTTACAAGCAATTCCATGAAATATAAAGCATGGAACAGAAAAACTGATCAAATGGGAAAAGAGTATCAAATGAGAAAAGGACTTAAAATTGAGTCCTATGACCTCAACCTTAAAAGGGAGGGAACACCACAAAGGATTCTTGTCAAGGGAAAAAATACTGACAACATGACTGCCGAGAGTTCAGTTTCTTGGGTGGACTTACTGAGGATTATAGCCAAGAGGACAGACTCTCctcagctctgaggaactgctcgaGAGTTTTAGAGGGGGTCAGTATATATATGTGATTGTGGTAGAGGGGTCACATGCCATCACTTGGTAGAAGGTGGCTGACAGTCAGTAGGAACACATATCTCCATGAATGATTTTAGTGCTCTTCTACCTATGAGAAGTTGCAAAAACTGGGTTCATAaatttttctcaggaaaattaTCTAACTCTCTGCTGGTCTGTTGTGCTAGTTTCCCAGATAACAGAGTGCCTCTTTCccgatctccaccctgaacttcTATCAGAGCCTGCTGGAGGCCAGGAAACGCAGTGGGTAGTGACTTCATTCCTGTGGAACAAGAGGCCAAGTGACATTTTAGCTGTCAtcttgaaggagaaaagtcagagTTCATGTGGCTAGAAATTGATGCTCTTCCTTTGTTCTTAAACTCATGAGTAAAGTCAAGAGTTTAAAACACAAAGATCCCAGGGGTAGCTCTTATAGGGTTAATAAAGTTATTTTACTATCTCATTGAAGAAATCACTCATAAAATCTTAGATTTACTacctcatggattgcagtatCTCATTTTTcataccagggactgaatccaggtcacAGTGTGAAAGTGCCAGATTCTGACCAATAGGAAAGtcactctcatttttttttccagttagcaGAAAAATCTATATCCCTCTAAATACTTAATAGCAATTTTGTCTATTTTGATTAGACCTTAAAGTGATTTCTCTAGACTTAAGACTACctcccttcagtcagttcagttctcagttgagttgcttcagtggtgtctgactctttgtgaccccatgaatcgcagcacaccaggcctccctgtccatcaccaactcccggagtttactcaaactcgtgtccatcgagccggtgatgccatccagccatctcatcctctgtcgtccccttctcctcctgtccccaatgcctcccagcatcagggtcttttccaatgagtcaactctttgcaggtggccaaagtattggagtttcagcttcagcatcagtccgtccagtgaacacccaggactgatctcctttaggatggactggttggatctccttgcagtccaaggcaacTTGgacttctccaacagcacagttcaaaggcatcaatttttcggtgctcagctttcttcacagtccaactctcacatccatagatgaccactacCTCCCTTATTGCTCTACAAAACCATTAACAGTGACCCTTTAGCATTTGCAGGGGATTTAAGGGCTTTTGTCatctcattctcctccttcaaCTTACTTTGTTGTTTCCCAGCAACATGTTCATTTGAACCCTTCACTCTTTTCAATGGGATTGTTAACACAAATCATTGTAAAGCTCCTTAGATGTACCTTTGTATTTGGTGCATCGGGAATAGTTCAATGCTCCAGATTGATGTTTCTCTCCAGTTGTATAAATGATGTCATCCAAATAGGGTTAATGAGAGGactgaattaatattttaaagagcttAAAATGGCAAGTCCATTAGtagcaaacaaaattcagttattactttttaatattatgaTTACGATTACCCAGATTAACATAAGGATCTTTGGAATCATCTGATTGCCTTTTGTTTAATTCTAGTTTTCACAAAGCATCTTCTCATTGTTGAGTGGGTTTATCACCAGGACAGATGCTCAGCAAGGCTGGTTTCCATGATCTTGCCAGAGAAGGTTAGTAGTATACCAACTGAGGTTCTGCTTGTCAGTTTCTTATGAGCTGATGGGTGGGacatcttccttctctcctgaAACTGATCTTACAtggattaaatgaaagaaaaatgaggtaACTGATCTTGCAAAACAAAGGGCGGTCAATTGACCCAGAACTTTTCCTTTGTTGAGTTTCTGGCAGAAGCAGCTGTGTCCCACACTTTCTGTTGTTCATACTGACCTCACCCTTCCCCTCTGCCTCAGCTTGTCCCCAGCTGTGCTGCACTGAAGTTTGCTAACTCAGAATACGTCACTGTGTCAGGGGAAAGCCACTTCCCTTCTCTCGTATTCATGATACTcagatttacatttgttttctttttgcccaCAAAACTCATCTCGAAGTTTACTTTCTAGGAAAgttgcaaagaaaaacaaaaacacctaaaATCTTGAAAATGATAGAGATACAGCCCCTCTGGCTTTCTTCACTTCCTTTTATGGTTCTCACCTCATCATGAGTTAGGACTAGAGCAGAAGCAGTGAGACTAATCTTGTCCAGTTTGTCAATATAAattgaaagaatttgaaaaaaataaaataaattaaaagaacttGAACTGAAGACTCACCCATGAGCAAAGAAAGAAGGCTATTTCTCCCTGACTGAGTAGCATGAGTCTCACTGCCCTGCATTCtcagaggaagacagagacagaggaacAAAGAAGTCCAGTGGAATCAACTGACTGAATGAACAACCGAAGCTCACTAGGTTCTGTGACATGAACTTCCGATGAGAGGCAGCAACACCACTGAATCTCATCCCTCAACTCAGAAACTCTGAGCATCCCATGGgttcaaaaaattaagagagtGGAATGGTAAAATCTATActtgttaaataaaaattatctctCTACTAAAGGTGAAATAATTGCAGTTGGATAATTCCTCTGTCTACTTGCACAAACACACTTTAGCTCTCAGCACCTTAGAGCTACTGACACTTAGGACACCAGGGGACATGGGTCAGGAGAAGAGGGGTCACCACTGGGAACTCGGGTCCTTCACATAAACACCccaggggagagggtggggtcTCAGGAAGATGATTTACTGTCCCAACAAATAAACAAGCCCTCCACAGATAGGAGATTTTCAAGTCCTCAGGATGTGGTGAGCCTGCCCTCAGGGAGGGAGTCCAGCAGGTGATGAAGGGACTCTGTCACTCCCGAGGACAGGCTGTGGCTCCATGTGATCTCTCCATTGAGTGAGGTGCTGCTGGGAAAATACAATTATCCCTGAATGAGAGTCTCCTCTCCCATGTTCCCTGAGAAGAACCAGGATTCTGGTTGGGGTATTGGACCAGCCTGTGGAAAATGATAGGTCTCCAGGAAGAAAATGGTGGGAAGAAAGGGCGATGTCTGTAATCATCCTGACCTCGTGGCTCCCTGAAGCACAACCACATGCACCTGCAGGAACATGTTACAGAAGGAAGAGGAACATGGGAGCAGCTCATGGACTCATAATAATCAGAATCTTCTCTAAATCGAACACTAAAGAGAAACCACCATTTATTTCTGACAGCTTAATTAACAGAGTGAAGTGGTAAATACTTTAGAAATACAGAAACCACAGAGCTGAGGGAGCCTGGATTCCCATGTAAAGTAGAGGGAAAAATAGAGCCTAAGATCAGGGCTACAGATGTGTTCCTGGACAAGAGGAGAGCAACACTAATGCATGAGAGACAGGGAGCAATGATGTGTGTAATTACAAACATACATCACTCCTGAGTTAGAAAAAGACCTTTCTCATATGATTGATAAATATCCATTTGAATGGGCATATAGGAAGTTATTGGGAAATATGCAAAATTAATAGTTTAGATTGATGACATTTTCTTTGATCATATTGtgaatacataaatgaaaatcaaaaaagGAAGTACAAGTGTACAGAAATgactagaaaatgaaaacaaccatGTTCCCTATTTAATGGCCTTGCTTAGAAAGCATGGCATCAGAGAACCTACCTCAAGGTTCACCAGACACCATCTCAGCCAGCCCTGCAGCAGCCTCATCTTCCTCATGGCCTTCGTGCTGTCTCTACTGATGGCCCTGGTGCTGGTCAGCTGCGGCCCGGGAGGATCCCTGGGCTGTGACCTGTCTCAGAACCACGTGCTGGTCGGCAGGAAGAACCTCAGGCTCCTGGGCCAAATGAGGAGACTCTCCCCTCGCTTCTGTCTGCAGGACAGAATGGACTTCGCTTTCCCCCAGGAGATGGGGGAGGGTGGCCAGctgcaggaggcccaggccaTCTCTGTGCTCCACGAGATGCTCCAGCAGAGCTTCAACCTCTTCCACACAGAGCGCTCCTCTGCTGCCTGGGACACCACCCTCCTGGAGCAGCTCCGCACTGGACTCCATCAGCAGCTGGATGACCTGGATGCCTGCCTGGGGCAGGTGATGGGAGAGGAAGACTCTGCCCTGAGCAGGATGGGCCCCACACTGGCCGTGAAGAGGTACTTCCAGGGCATCCATGTCTACCTGCAAGAGAAGGAATACAGCGACTGTGCCTGGGAAATCGTCAGACTGGAAATCATGAGATCCTTCTCTTCATCAACCAGCTTGCAAGAAAGGTTAGGAATGATGGATGGAGACCAGAACTCACCTTGAGATGACTCTCACTGACTAAGATGCCACATCAGCCTTGCATACTCACCTGTAGTCATTTTAGAAGACTAGCATTCTGCTTTAGCCACAAAATTTACTGAATTACTTGTAGTATTAAGCAAGGATGTTAAAAACTTAGCTCTAGGGTCATCAGTTCTTAAGAGATTATTTCcctgatttatttattatttatttatacttcttcttgtcatatttatattttcatataaggATGTTTGCCTTCACATTGTATTAAGATTTACAAAATATGGGCAGCATTCCATTtcattaaatttgattttttatttattaaattcttatcaaactcttttagttttcttttttgtgtgagaTAAAATTTATTCTGCTCTCTTTTCGTGGATGGCATttccaaacatatttttattgaatgattgaatacacacaaaaatgaactaaTCCAGCAAGGAGTATTTAAGTAGAAAATCCTGTGTTTTGATCAAAGAACTCTCCACAGGTGACGGTGCCTCACTGGAAACATGTTTGTGCTGTAGACACAACTCAGTGTCTCTGTGTAGACACTGAGTCTGCTTATCCTTAACCCCTAAATTCAATCTTCAGTTTTCTAAACAAAAGTGAGTAATTGATGGTAACACTTATCtactcattcattaattcattcagttcATGTCATACGTATTAGTTGAGTATCAAAGTAGCAGATTGTGGAATTGCCTTCAAGAAACACTGGTAAATAAATCTAATTTGGTACCTTCTATGTTGAAACTTTCAGTCTCATAGAGAAcgatacataaaaataaagtgtcttttaaaaatttcgattatattaaaaaatacaaaaagaagtaATGGAAAACTGGGTTCTCATATCAGAAGATACTTACAGGTAATTTTTACAGGtaattttcaggggaaaaaaagagggatCCCTTTTCTATGGTACCTGGGAAGTGTGTAATTGTAGAAGCCTGATTGGTTGTTGGCCAAGTGGGTCTACAATAAACAAATGTCACAGGTATAATTACTGATTTGAAATTCTTTATTGTGTGtcttggagagagaaatggcaacccactccagcattcttgcctggagaatcccagggacagaggagcctggtgggctgctgtctatggggtcgcacagagtcggacacgactgaagcgacttggcggcggcagcagcagcgttGTGTGTCTGGTAATAGGGACTTGGGGACGAATGTGGTCACTTATAAATAGAATGGACAATGAGAAGAGGACCTAAACCTAATCCTTCCTACCCTCAGTACTAAGGGCCAGGCAGAGGAGAGTCTGCAACAGGCACCGAGGCAGGGGGCAGTGCAGTGAGAAGGACACAAGGATGAACAGGGGAGAGACTACTGAAGGGAAGGAGTGTGTTTCAAAGACGCAATAGGTCCTGCAGGGTGGGTGAGGGCTGAACTGTCCCAGTGAGCCTGAAACATACGCCATAGTGACCGTAGCAGGAGCTGGTTTAGTAGAATTAATGGGGCAGAAACCAGATGGGAGTAAGTGAAGAGGAAGGGGAGTTAAGGGTACTGTGTACAGACAACGATTTTGGGAACTTGTTTGTGAAGTAGAGGAGAGAAATAAGGTGGATCTTTGAGGAAAGTGTAGCTTACTATCTCTGTGCatacttttttatgtttttgaaataCGTTTTCTGAGAATTATTTTGAAGAATGTAGGAAATGACAGAaacatgattattttaaatatttgactattttaaatcattatttggTTAAAATGGCAATTTCTCATTTTTGTAAATAATATTACTTTGTGGTGGACTTGTCAGAGTGGAAAGACAGAGAAGTGCATGCAATGATGAACAATTCATTTCCCTCAAGAATCATTATGCTAAATTTATGCCTTATTCAACTCATAGTTTTAGTTCAATCATCAACATATTGCTTTCGTGACTTGAagtatgataatttttttttagtactgTACACaggataaatgtattttttcagttttcctaTTCTAAAATCCATACTAAAAACATATATAGACATCTGATGGGTATCAAGGTCCTGTGTAATCGTGGCACCTCACACACAAACTAAAGATGTCTaccaaatattaaaagatatagTATCAAGTGATAATGTACATTGTGCTGAAATCTAAAGCATTTTGACACAAAAAGATTATAGATTTTCATGCAGTTTAATTTGGCAGGATGCTGTTTTAAACCAatggtaaaaattaataaaactctaCTAAAACCCTCCATAAACCCATCTAGAAATAAAACAGCTtgttcagggaattccctggtggtccagcagcttagactctgagctcccagtgtagggggcccgggtttcatccctcgtcagggaactaggttCCACTGgtgaaactaaagatcccactGCAAGGATGATGGAAGACCTTGCATGCAGTAactaagacccaccacagccaaataaataaacaaaacaaaaccaaaacagctTGCTCATAGGAGGCCTACCATTTTGCTTACAACAAAAGAAACACAGTAAGTTTGAAAGTATGTTGCACGGATGCTTAGTGGTGTTCAACTCTTGCttcaattctctgtgaccccatgggtttacccaccaggctcctctgtccatgggattaccccaccaagaatactggagtgtgttgccatttcctcctccagggaatcttcccatcccagggactgaacccctgtttcctgtggctcctacattgtcaggtggattctttaccactgagccacctgggaagccttgacaGTATGTTAATAAATGCAAAATGCTTGGTATAGATGTGAATGCACTTGTTGaacttgaaaataaatggaaaaacaggaATTAGAAATTGGAAATGCAGGAATAACTGGATGAAAGTATCAATTATTATGGTctataagcatatttttaaagttagataTAGATGTTCTGATTTCAACTTTGAAATTTAGATATGAATATAAAAATCTAAACTAAGTGCATTCATATTTTGAGTATTTAAAAAAGGAACTTTATTTTCATGTAAATACATCTGATATGCAAAAAGCCACTGACTTGGCTCTTACGTATTTTCGATGATTTAAGGTCTGCAGAAAGGAATAGCAATCCGTTCCATTATTCTCGCGggtagaggagtctggcgagctacaatccatggtctcgcaaagagttggacatgactgggtgactaacacacacacacaagcaagatGCACCATCAGTAATTTGTAAGATAAAATCAGTTTTGTGTTTGGATCTTCCCAAGTGACTCACAAATTCGGTTTAGTGCAATATTAAGCAAAATCAGAAGTGGCCTTTAAAGTTTTATAGCAAATACTAGTCACAGTGGGATGCTGCAAAAGAAATTCCACCGagctgaagttaattaaaaattctttaaaaccacaaaaaaatgtcaaaatagcAATTCTTAATAATGAAAACCAGATAAAGAAGCATATTTTGAAAACTGATTAGTTTCCTTTTATTAGAGCgaagaaaaaattataatgaatTCTGGTTTgggtataaataaaacataaaattttaaaggtgctgtgaattttaatattaataattgatAGTGTATAATAATTATGcagctattaataaataatagtctcaacatttaaaattttaataatagtattttaaataatagtttCAATATTTTAAACGGTGCTGTGAATTTTAATGTTAATAATTAATAGTTTATAATAATTACAtggttattaat
This genomic interval carries:
- the LOC136148403 gene encoding interferon omega-1-like translates to MAFVLSLLMALVLVSCGPGGSLGCDLSQNHVLVGRKNLRLLGQMRRLSPRFCLQDRMDFAFPQEMGEGGQLQEAQAISVLHEMLQQSFNLFHTERSSAAWDTTLLEQLRTGLHQQLDDLDACLGQVMGEEDSALSRMGPTLAVKRYFQGIHVYLQEKEYSDCAWEIVRLEIMRSFSSSTSLQERLGMMDGDQNSP